DNA sequence from the Myxococcus guangdongensis genome:
TTCTTCGACCCCGGGGTCGCCGAGTCGGAGCGCGAAGCGCTGCGCGCGGGTTGGTTCGCTTCGCACTACTGGCCCGTCGCCTTCCAGCTCGCGTTCGCGGACCCGTTCCTGCACGCCATGTTCGGTCCCGCGGCCACCCAGCACGCCCGCCCGGGCTCCTACCCTGGTTACTTCCAGGCCCTGTTCGAGCGGGGACTCCGACGCGAGGACGCCTGCCGCAATCCGTATCTGCAACACGTGCTGCTCGGCGCCTACCGCCCCGGCGACGCGCCCGGTTATCTGCGCGCCACCGCGCCGCTCCAGGTCTCCCTCGTCCAGGGCTCGCTGCCGGATGTGCCCGACCTGGGCCGCTTCGATGTCATCTCCCTGTCCAACATCTTCGACTGGTCCGATGACTCGCTCGTCGAACAGTGGGCCACGCTGCTGTCCCAGAAGGCGCGCCCCGGCTGCGCGGTGCTGCTTCGCCAGCTCAACAACCAGCGCGACTTGAGGCGCTTCTTCCACCCCGCCTTCGCGTTCGACGACGCGCTCGGCGCGCGGCTCCAGGCCCAGGACCGCAGCCTGTTCTACGAGCGCGTCGAGGTCGGCTTCCGACGGACGTCGGGTCCATGAGCGACCTCCGCTACGTGGTGCTCCGGCCCGACACGCTCGGGCCCTACGTCGAGCGGCTGCGAGGACTCGAGCGCGGAATCGAGTACCCCATCGCCGACGGCGCCGACCACTTCTTCATCGACCACGGCCCCGACTACCACCCGTTCTTCTCGTCCATGGGAGAGGCGTACTTCCTGCTCGCCCTGCGCGGCGAGGAGCTGCTCGGCTCGGTGACGGGAATCCTGAGGCAGGTCCACCGGGGCGCCCGCGCCCTGCCCGGGTTCTACATCTGCGACCTCAAGGTGGCGCCCCACGCGCGCGGCTC
Encoded proteins:
- a CDS encoding DUF3419 family protein encodes the protein MSAPPPRLKFAVVREDPALEQVLIEHTRARALLTVASGGCTLLTLARDNPTLELVGFDFNPRQLEHVKEKARCLGTAAPQHFNVLSHDAAGLNQRGEFEGLFRTLRLFVEEFVAPRRELNTFFDPGVAESEREALRAGWFASHYWPVAFQLAFADPFLHAMFGPAATQHARPGSYPGYFQALFERGLRREDACRNPYLQHVLLGAYRPGDAPGYLRATAPLQVSLVQGSLPDVPDLGRFDVISLSNIFDWSDDSLVEQWATLLSQKARPGCAVLLRQLNNQRDLRRFFHPAFAFDDALGARLQAQDRSLFYERVEVGFRRTSGP